In the genome of Streptomyces sp. Tu 3180, the window GTGGTGACCGACAGCCTCGGTCTGACCCTCTACCGCTTCGACCAGGACGCCGCGGAGCCGTCCAAGTCCAACTGCGACGGCGACTGCGCCAAGACCTGGCCCCCGGTGCCCGCCGACGACGTCACGGCCGGCGAGGGGATCGACGAGTCGCTGCTCGGCGAGGTCGTCCGGGCCGACGGCACCAAGCAGCTCACCGTCGGCGGCTGGCCGGCCTACCGCTACGTCAAGGACGTCAACGCCGGGGACGTCAGGGGCCAGGGCGTGGGCGGCAAGTGGTACGCGCTGAACCCCGAGGGCAAGAAGGCGCAGGCGGCCGAGCAGCCCGGCCTGTCCACCCGCCAGGACCCCGAGCTCGGGGAGATCGTCGTCGACGGGAACGGCATGACCGTCTACCGCTTCATGAAGGACGAGGCCTGGCCGAAGCCCGTGTCGGCCTGCACCGGCGCCTGCCTGGAGAAGTGGCCGGTGGTGTCGCCGGTCGACTTCGAGGACACCGAGGGCATCCAGAAGAAGGGCTACATGACCTTCACCCGCCCGGACGGCGCCGACCAGCAGACGATCAACTGCTGGCCCATCTACACCTTCGCCGGCGACAAGGCTCCCGGCGACACCAACGGTCAGGGCGTCGGCGGCACCTGGTACGCCGTACGGCCCGACGGGAAGCCGGTCGGCGCGTCGGAGGAGTAACAACCTCCCCAGGCTGTCGTCCACTGCGACGCCGCCGGCCCCGAGTCCGCCCCTCCGCAGCCCGCGGAGGGGCGGA includes:
- a CDS encoding SCO0930 family lipoprotein; protein product: MKTTWRTASLVASAAAVLALTTACGQDAPPQAGSQNVGATTGAGDYAGIGAGADKPGGGAQASQSPSGTAGELAVSTDAELGEVVTDSLGLTLYRFDQDAAEPSKSNCDGDCAKTWPPVPADDVTAGEGIDESLLGEVVRADGTKQLTVGGWPAYRYVKDVNAGDVRGQGVGGKWYALNPEGKKAQAAEQPGLSTRQDPELGEIVVDGNGMTVYRFMKDEAWPKPVSACTGACLEKWPVVSPVDFEDTEGIQKKGYMTFTRPDGADQQTINCWPIYTFAGDKAPGDTNGQGVGGTWYAVRPDGKPVGASEE